A genomic segment from Bufo bufo chromosome 8, aBufBuf1.1, whole genome shotgun sequence encodes:
- the PSMD10 gene encoding 26S proteasome non-ATPase regulatory subunit 10 produces MEEVRVSDVEVCNLAYGGRLDELRSRVLADKSLASRTDQDDRTPLHWACSAGQTEVADYLLKLGVHVDDKDDAGWTPLHIAASAGRTDIVGALIGKGAQVNATNQNGCTPLHYAASKNKHEIAVLLLENGASPDAKDKLESTPLHRAASKGNLKIVELLLKHKASTNIQDTEGNTPLHLACDEERTEEAKFLVEHGASIYIENKDEKTPLQVARGGLGALLRRIVEG; encoded by the exons ATGGAGGAGGTGAGAGTGTCTGATGTGGAGGTGTGTAACCTGGCGTACGGGGGGCGGCTGGACGAGCTGAGGAGCAGGGTCCTAGCAGACAAGTCTCTGGCCAGCAGGACAGACCAG GATGACAGGACACCCCTGCACTGGGCATGTTCTGCAGGGCAGACAGAAGTGGCTGACTATTTACTTAAACTAGGCGTACATGTTGATGACAAAGATGAT GCAGGGTGGACGCCTCTTCACATTGCCGCTTCTGCAGGACGCACCGATATAGTCGGAGCCCTGATTGGGAAAGGGGCGCAAGTGAATGCAACCAATCAGAACGGCTGCACACCCCTGCACTATGCCGCCTCTAAGAACAAGCACGAG ATTGCAGTTTTGCTCCTTGAAAATGGTGCTTCTCCCGATGCAAAGGACAAACTGGAGTCCACACCTCTGCATCGTGCTGCGTCCAAAGGCAACCTGAAAATCGTAGAACTCCTCCTAAAACACAAAGCCTCAACAAACATACAAGACACTGAAGGGAATACTCCTCT TCATCTTGCCTGTGATGAGGAGCGAACGGAGGAAGCCAAGTTCTTGGTAGAACATGGAGCAAGTATTTATATAGAGAACAAAGATGAGAAGACGCCCCTACAAGTAGCTAGAGGAGGACTGGGGGCACTGCTAAGAAGGATAGTAGAGGGCTAG